TAGAAAAAACAAAGGGGGTTATGTATTGAGTAAAGAGTTAAAAGCAAGAAAGGATGTTGATCAATTACTGACATGGGACTTAACAGCAATATTTAAAACCGAAGAAGAGTTTAGTTCTGCTGTAAAGGAAGCACAAAGACTTACTGAAGAAGTTGAAAAAGAGTATAAGGGTAAATTAAATTCTGCTAAAGTAATAAACGAATGTCTAGATAAGATGAAGAGTTTAATGCAAATAATTAACCTAGCTGGTACATATGCACATCTAGCAGTAGCAGTTGATCAAACTAATAGTGAGAATCAAGAAAGACAGATGAAGTTCTCAAATATAATGTCTAATTTAAATAGCAGATTAAGCTTTGTAAAAAGCGAGATTATGGAAGCTAGGGAAGAAATCATTAATGAAGCTATAGAACAGTCTAAAGAGAATAGTGGTTATTTAAAAGATATTATAGAAGCTAAAAAACATACACTTCATCCTGAGGCTGAAAGAGTATTATCTGCTTTATCTAGTACATTAAATTCTCCATATAGTATATACAACAGAGCTAAGCTTGCAGATATGGACTTTGGAACATTTACTGTAGATGGAAAGGAATACCCTCTAAGCTTTGTACTATTTGAAAATGAATGGGAATATGAAAATAACCATGAAATAAGAAGAGCAGCTTTTAAAGCCTTCTCTAATAAATTAAAAGAGTATCAACATACTATAGCAGCAGCTTATCAAGTTCAAGTTCAAAAGGAAAAGACTTTAGCAAATCTCAGAGGTTTTGATTCAGTAATAGACAGTTTACTATTCCACCAGAAGGTAGACAGAGAACTGTATAATAGACAAATAGACATCATTATGGAGAAACTTGCCCCTCATATGAGAAAATACGCAAAGCTTCTTCAAAAAATTCATAATATTGATGAAATGACTTTCGCTGACTTAAAGTTAGTAGTGGATCCAGATTTTGAACCGGCAATAACAGTTGAAGGATCTAAGAAATATGTAGAAGAAGCTCTATCTGTACTTGGGGAAGACTATTTAAATATGGTTAAAAGAGCTTATAGTGAAAGATGGATTGACTTTGTTCAGAACAGAGGAAAATCAACAGGTGCTTTTTGCTCTAGTCCTTATGGTAGCCATCCGTTTATATTGATATCATGGACTGAAAGAATGAGAGAAGTGTTTGTACTTGCCCACGAGCTTGGTCATGCAGGACATTTTTATTTAGCTCATCAAAATCAAAATATATTTGATACAAGACCATCTCAATATTTTATAGAAGCACCATCTACTATGAATGAGATGCTTATGGCAAATTATTTAATGAAAAATAGTGATGATCCAAGGTTTAAGCGATGGGTATTATCTTCTATGATTAGCCGTACCTATTACCATAACTTTGTAACTCATTTATTAGAAGCAGCTTATCAAAGGGAGGTATATAGAATAATAGATGAAGGTGGAAGCGTTCAGGCTCCTAAACTTAATGCGCTGAAGAAAGGTGTATTAGAAAAGTTCTGGGGAGATACTGTGAAAATAATTGATGGAGCAGAGCTAACTTGGATGAGACAGCCACATTATTATATGGGACTATACCCATATACATATAGTGCAGGATTAACTATAGCTACAGAAGTTAGCAAAAGAATCCTAACAGAAGGACAGGCTGCATTAGATGATTGGAAGGAAGTCCTAAAAGCAGGTGGAACTAAGACACCAGTAGAGCTTGCGAAAATGGCAGGTGTAGACATAACAACAGAGAGACCATTATTAAATACTATAGAGCATATTGGAAATATAATAGATGAAATTATAAAACTAACTGAAGAGATAGATGGTATAAGTCTATAATCAAAAATGGGTTATTGTATTATATAATATATAAAGTTTAATATAAGCAATTAGTGAAGAGATTCTTCGGACTTGCGTACTTAGAGTGACATGCTTTCAAGATATCATTCTAAACGTAAGTGAGGGATCTCTTTTTAATTCAGTTAAACAGTAGCTTCTTTTTGTCTGAATATTTTTTTCCTTATTGTAAATTATATATACAGGAGGTGTTTAAATGTTACAATTAACTCAAAAAGAAAGATATTTATTAGAGGACCAAAAAAGTCAGGAAGAATTATGTATCAAAAAGTATAACAATTATGCAGAGCAAGCTCAGTGTCCACAGCTAAAGCAATTGTGTAAACAACTTGCTCAACAAGAACAACAACATCTAAATACTATTAATCAAATACTTAATGGTCAAACTCCAAATACGAGCCAGCAGGGAGGACAGCAAGGTCAACAACAAAGTCAGCACCAAGGCAGTCAAAGCACAAGTATGCAGAATATGACAACAGGAATGGTAAATCAGCAGGATGCAGATTTATGTACAGATCTTCTATCTACAGAAAAGTATGTTTCTGGAGCATATGACACAGCAATTTTTGAGTTCAGAGATGCAAATATTCGTCAGGCTCTAAATCATATTCAAAAAGAAGAACAGCAGCATGGTGAGCAAATATTCAATTATATGCAAAGCAAAGGTATGTATAATCCTAAATAGTGAATAGGAGTAAAGAAAAAAACAACGGCTAGTTTATCAAGTCTTGATAAACTAGCCGTTATTTTTAGTTACTATAAAAAATTGTAGTCTCGTAACAGAAGGTTATCTGTTTCTTACTATATGGGTTATTAAAGGCATTCAGAAAATCAAATTAGGCAATAAAAAGAAGGGGAAGCTACTCAATCATTAAAGGGAAAAGAAGCATAATGTAGAATATAATATTATAAATTCTATTACTGCGTGGGGGATTGAGTATGAATAGAAAGCTATGCCTATTATATTCGTTTATAGGGTTGATTTTAATATCCATAATAATACCTTGTTTTTCAAATATTGGAATAGCAACTCCAAACATAACTGAAGAGGATAATTATTTGTCAGAAGTTCAAGAAAGTCTGGCTGACATATCAGCAGAAGAAAAGGGAGTACTTGAAAAACTCTTTACTTTGTCCCAAGATATTGAAGAAATGGAAAGGCAAAGAGTAGAATCAATTAAGGAAATAGAAAGTCTCAATGAAGAGATATTGAAAATCGAGGAACTAATAGCGGCAGAGACACTTAGTTTTGATCAAAACCTTAGAATAATGGAAGATATCCTTAAGACATATCAAAAAAGTGGACCAGGTTCTTTCATTGAGCTTATACTTAGTTCAGATAATCTTAAGGAACTATTGCAAAGGCTCAATCTCTTGGGAGATATAACTAGAAATACTAATGAGCTATTAGAATCCTTACAAGAAAGCAAGCTTAAGCTAGAATTTGAAAAAGAGAGAGTAACTGAAAAGTTAAATCTTTTGGAAGAACAACAAGAAAAGCTGGAAGAGACTCTTGATAAAAATATTGCTCTCAAGGAAGAACTTGAAATCTACTTAGCTTCTTTAGAAGGGGAGAGAACTAAATACGAGGACTATTTGACAAAGGTGGAGCTTTATTGGTCAGAGTTGAAACCGCTATTCTCTGAAACTACTAAAATATTTTCAAGAATGCTTTATGATACTACTCTTCCACCAGATGTGATAAAAATTGAGTTTTCTTTTTTAAATGTTAAAGGCATAATTGAAGAGAAGGTATTTAAGGAGATAATCGCAAGTCGGTCTTTTCCAATGGAGTTAGAGTTTGAGTTTTCTGATGACAAGTTGGAGATTAATATACCAGATAAACATCTGTATCTTGCTGGAAACTTTGAAATTGTAGAGAGTAAAAAACTCGTTTTTATAGTAGAAGAAGGCAGTTTTTTCGGAATGCCTCTTGAAAAGGCTACTATAGAAGATTTATTTAGTGAGGGCTATATGGAGCTTGATCTAAGTAACATTCTTGGCAAAAATAAACTAAAATCTATTAAGATTAATGATGATAGCATAGAACTGCAAATTACTCCAGTTTTATTTTAATTATTTTTAGGGGGTACATATATGATTGAGGCAAAAGATTTGTGCTTGAGATATGCTGATGGTACATTAGCATTGAAAGATATTAACATAAATATTGGAACTGGTGAGGTAGTATTTGTTATTGGTCCCAGTGGATCAGGTAAAACAAGTTTTTTAAAGCTCTTGCTAGGTATGGAGCATCCAACCTCTGGGTATTTAAGTGTTTTAGGACACTCAATAACTAAAGATAAAAGTTCTCAAATTAGAAAAATGAGAATGGCTATGGGCCCTATTTTCCAAGACTTCAGACTACTCCAAGGTAGAACAGTTATGGAAAATGTACTTTTAGGTATGAGGTTTTTAGATTTTAATAAGCAGCAAATGCTACAAGATGCTAGGGAGACTATCCAAAGAGTAGGACTTAATCATAAAATAAATTCATCTGTAGATAATCTGTCTTGGGGAGAACGTCAAAGAGTAGCCATAGCAAGGGCTGTAGCTAGAAAGCCTAAATTGATTATTGCAGATGAGCCTACTGGTAATCTTGATAAGGATAATGCAATAAATATATTAGAGCTTTTAACATCATTTAAGGACAATGATACTACAGTAATAATAACTACACATGCTACTCACTTAATTGAGAATATAGAGGGAGATATGTTGATACAAATTGATAAAGGAAATATTCAATGGGGAAGGTTGAGTCATGAAGAACATTTTTAAAAACTTTAGTTATTTTTTAAAGGAAACAAAAACTATTTTAAAATTAAATTTTCTTTCAAACATATTTTCTATTCTAAGCATGGGATTTATATTTTTAATGCTTTCAATGGTGATTTCAGGAGTATGGATCAGTAGTCAAATGATTGAATTAATGGAAGAAGAGGCAGAGATTAGTGTTTATTTTGATGAAAGTTTTGGTGATGCAAAGATTAACAGTATTTTAAGTGAAATTGAAGCCATAAGTGGTGTTAAAGAAGCAGCAATTATAGATAAGGAAAAGGCTTATAGTAGAATGGTAAAAATCATGGGAAAGGATGCAGATATTTTAAACTTTTTTAGTCATAACCCATTTAGTGCTTTTATAGAAGTAAAAATAGACTTGGAGAAGATAGACTTAATAGTTGACCAAATAGAAAAGATAAATGATATAGAGCATATTAGAGATAATCAAAGTGTCTTAAATAGACTTAGGAGTATTTCAAGTATTATAAGAGTTTTAGGACTTTTAATAATATCAGCTGTAGGTGTATCTACCTTAGTTATAACTTCACATATTATTAGACAAGGTATATATAACAATAAAGAACAGATAAATACTCTAAAGCTTTTAGGTGCTCCAGAATCATTTATAGTATTACCTTTCTTTATAGAAGGACTGATTTTGGCATTGGTAGCAGGCATATTTGCAGTAACAATTGGAATTTTAAGCCTCAAATATGTTTATGTTCAAACTACAGGACCATTGCCTTTTATTCCGCTTCCACCTTTAGATAGTTTAATTAAAGGAAACATAATAATGACCTTATCCATAAGCATTATTCTAGGGATTATAGGTAGTGCCTTTGGCCTTGCATCGGCAAATAAAAGTTGATAATTAGAAAAGTCAAAAAGGAGCAAAGGCTCCTTTTCTCATGACATTGAGTGGTATGAAGCTTTAAAGTAGTACTAAGCATGAAAGCTACTCTAAGATTTCTTTTATCTTATTGTACAATTCTTCAGGATTATCAGCTTCGATGTATTCATCATCAACTAAAGCAAAAGGTTGCATTGCACATTCACCGCAATATCCTAGACAAGACTCTACTTCGTATTCTATTTCATCATTTTCTAGCATTTCAATAACTTCTTCTGCTCCTTGTTCATAATTATTCTCACAAAATTGTATTCTGGCCATTAAAAACACACTCCTTAGTAATAATCTATTCCTGTATATTATTTCAAAAAATTCATAAAGAATTCATAATGTTAGCAAAAAATGAATCGTTGATAGTATTTTAGGTTTAGCATAAAATATAACTATATATTTAGAGTATTTAATATATAGTGTTAAGATATGATGATAATAAACGAGATTTGAAAAGGGGTGCTTTAGTTGAATGTAAAACGGAAGTTTAATAGCATATGGTTATTGACTTTGATTCCTCTTACTTTTGGTGTAGTTTATGCGTCACAAAAAAACCCTGATATAGTTGAAAAAGTATACTCGAGCAGGCTTTATACATATATAGGAAGTGCCCTTAGTATGATTACGGGTATTTTCCCTTTTTCATTGGGTGAGACAATAGTTATATTCGGAGTGTTGCTTATAATTGCAGGAATATTGTGGCTTGTCTATAATACTATAACTAGAAAGGTTGGTTACAAAGTAATACTTAGATATACAAAGAATATGCTTATTGCCTTTAGCATTATATACTTTCTATTCAATATTTTATGGGGCTTAAATTATTATAGATTATCTTTTGCACAGATAGCAAATATTGATGTAAGACCAGCTACAGTGCAGGAGTTAGTAGAATTATGTGATGATTTGATTGAAAGGACTAATGAGCTTAGAAGAAAAATTCAGCAAAGTGAAGATGATGTGTTTTATGGAAAAGACTATAAATACATACTGAGAAATGCTTACAAAGGCTATGAAGTAGCTAAGAATATTTATCCAGAGCTAGATGGTAGTTATGGTAGACCCAAAGGTGTTATATTCTCTAAGGCTATGTCTTACATGGGAATAACAGGGGTATATTTTCCCTTTACGGGAGAAGCAAACGTGAATATGGATACGCCTTTTATATCGCTACCATCAACAGTTACCCATGAAATGGCACATCAGAGAGGATTCGCACGTGAGGATGAAGCAAATTATATTGCATATCTGACATGTAAACTCCATCCTGAAT
This is a stretch of genomic DNA from Proteiniborus sp. DW1. It encodes these proteins:
- the pepF gene encoding oligoendopeptidase F, with the protein product MSKELKARKDVDQLLTWDLTAIFKTEEEFSSAVKEAQRLTEEVEKEYKGKLNSAKVINECLDKMKSLMQIINLAGTYAHLAVAVDQTNSENQERQMKFSNIMSNLNSRLSFVKSEIMEAREEIINEAIEQSKENSGYLKDIIEAKKHTLHPEAERVLSALSSTLNSPYSIYNRAKLADMDFGTFTVDGKEYPLSFVLFENEWEYENNHEIRRAAFKAFSNKLKEYQHTIAAAYQVQVQKEKTLANLRGFDSVIDSLLFHQKVDRELYNRQIDIIMEKLAPHMRKYAKLLQKIHNIDEMTFADLKLVVDPDFEPAITVEGSKKYVEEALSVLGEDYLNMVKRAYSERWIDFVQNRGKSTGAFCSSPYGSHPFILISWTERMREVFVLAHELGHAGHFYLAHQNQNIFDTRPSQYFIEAPSTMNEMLMANYLMKNSDDPRFKRWVLSSMISRTYYHNFVTHLLEAAYQREVYRIIDEGGSVQAPKLNALKKGVLEKFWGDTVKIIDGAELTWMRQPHYYMGLYPYTYSAGLTIATEVSKRILTEGQAALDDWKEVLKAGGTKTPVELAKMAGVDITTERPLLNTIEHIGNIIDEIIKLTEEIDGISL
- a CDS encoding permease-like cell division protein FtsX; translation: MKNIFKNFSYFLKETKTILKLNFLSNIFSILSMGFIFLMLSMVISGVWISSQMIELMEEEAEISVYFDESFGDAKINSILSEIEAISGVKEAAIIDKEKAYSRMVKIMGKDADILNFFSHNPFSAFIEVKIDLEKIDLIVDQIEKINDIEHIRDNQSVLNRLRSISSIIRVLGLLIISAVGVSTLVITSHIIRQGIYNNKEQINTLKLLGAPESFIVLPFFIEGLILALVAGIFAVTIGILSLKYVYVQTTGPLPFIPLPPLDSLIKGNIIMTLSISIILGIIGSAFGLASANKS
- a CDS encoding spore coat protein — its product is MLQLTQKERYLLEDQKSQEELCIKKYNNYAEQAQCPQLKQLCKQLAQQEQQHLNTINQILNGQTPNTSQQGGQQGQQQSQHQGSQSTSMQNMTTGMVNQQDADLCTDLLSTEKYVSGAYDTAIFEFRDANIRQALNHIQKEEQQHGEQIFNYMQSKGMYNPK
- a CDS encoding DUF3810 domain-containing protein, which encodes MNVKRKFNSIWLLTLIPLTFGVVYASQKNPDIVEKVYSSRLYTYIGSALSMITGIFPFSLGETIVIFGVLLIIAGILWLVYNTITRKVGYKVILRYTKNMLIAFSIIYFLFNILWGLNYYRLSFAQIANIDVRPATVQELVELCDDLIERTNELRRKIQQSEDDVFYGKDYKYILRNAYKGYEVAKNIYPELDGSYGRPKGVIFSKAMSYMGITGVYFPFTGEANVNMDTPFISLPSTVTHEMAHQRGFAREDEANYIAYLTCKLHPELSFQYSGYILALTHSMNTLYTNNREKFIELSQKYSDEVKRDLSEINGHWAKYEGPIEKVSNKMNNAYLKSNNQKDGVKSYGRMVDLLIAEYRMMNK
- a CDS encoding ATP-binding cassette domain-containing protein, which encodes MIEAKDLCLRYADGTLALKDININIGTGEVVFVIGPSGSGKTSFLKLLLGMEHPTSGYLSVLGHSITKDKSSQIRKMRMAMGPIFQDFRLLQGRTVMENVLLGMRFLDFNKQQMLQDARETIQRVGLNHKINSSVDNLSWGERQRVAIARAVARKPKLIIADEPTGNLDKDNAINILELLTSFKDNDTTVIITTHATHLIENIEGDMLIQIDKGNIQWGRLSHEEHF
- a CDS encoding DUF1450 domain-containing protein — protein: MARIQFCENNYEQGAEEVIEMLENDEIEYEVESCLGYCGECAMQPFALVDDEYIEADNPEELYNKIKEILE